The following are from one region of the Populus trichocarpa isolate Nisqually-1 chromosome 8, P.trichocarpa_v4.1, whole genome shotgun sequence genome:
- the LOC7487969 gene encoding glycerol-3-phosphate acyltransferase 5: protein MDSVVSELEGTLLKGGDPFSYFMLVAFEASGLLRFALLLILWPVIGLLDMLGMGEYGLKLMVFVAIAGVSESEIESVARAVLPKFYLDDIDMEAWKVFSSYDKRVVVTKMPRIMAERFVKEHLRADEVIGSELVISRFGFATGFVKGNIIDSYISSRVAKLFIDEKPCLGQGRVTSSFLSLCKEQIHPPCMTNDQKQHDHQLVRPLPVIFHDGRLVKRPTPSMALLIILWMPIGIVLAAVRILVGIMLPMWAKPYLSKMLGGKVIVKGKPPPPASSGNSGVLFVCTHRTLMDPVVLSTVLRRKIPAVTYSISRLSEILSPIPTVRLTRIRDVDADQIKRELARGDLVVCPEGTTCREPFLLRFSALFAELTDQIVPVAMNYRVGFFHATTARGCKALDPIFFFMNPRPVYEVTFLSQLPVEATCSSGKSPHDVANYVQRILAATLGFECTNFTRKDKYRVLAGNDGSVSHTSFANQLKKVVSTFKPFFH from the exons ATGGATTCAGTTGTTTCGGAGCTCGAGGGAACTCTTCTAAAAGGCGGAGACCCCTTCTCTTATTTCATGCTAGTAGCATTTGAGGCATCGGGTTTGCTTCGTTTTGCCTTGTTATTGATCTTATGGCCTGTGATTGGGTTACTGGATATGTTAGGGATGGGAGAATATGGGCTCAAGCTAATGGTCTTTGTTGCCATTGCGGGTGTTAGTGAATCGGAGATTGAGTCGGTAGCAAGAGCAGTTTTGCCAAAGTTTTACTTGGATGATATTGACATGGAAGCATGGAAGGTGTTTAGCTCATATGATAAAAGAGTTGTAGTGACTAAGATGCCAAGGATCATGGCTGAGAGGTTTGTGAAGGAGCATTTGCGAGCCGATGAGGTTATTGGAAGTGAACTTGTGATTAGCCGGTTTGGGTTCGCCACAGGATTTGTCAAGGGCAACATTATTGATTCTTATATTTCGAGTCGAGTCGCCAAATTGTTTATTGACGAAAAACCTTGTCTTGGACAAGGAAGGGTTACTTCTTCATTCCTATCTTTATGCAAG GAACAAATACACCCCCCATGCATGACCAATGATCAAAAGCAGCATGATCATCAGCTCGTCCGCCCTCTCCCGGTCATCTTTCATGATGGCCGCCTAGTCAAGCGTCCGACACCGTCCATGGCTCTCCTAATCATCCTATGGATGCCTATAGGCATCGTCCTCGCAGCAGTTCGGATTCTAGTGGGAATTATGCTACCGATGTGGGCTAAACCTTACTTGTCCAAGATGTTGGGTGGCAAAGTTATTGTCAAAGGCAAACCACCACCTCCCGCGTCCAGTGGCAATAGCGGTGTGCTGTTTGTTTGCACTCACCGAACCCTGATGGACCCTGTCGTCTTATCTACTGTGCTAAGACGTAAAATCCCAGCAGTCACATACTCCATTTCAAGATTATCAGAGATCTTATCGCCAATCCCCACCGTCCGATTAACAAGGATTCGCGATGTGGATGCTGATCAAATCAAACGAGAACTGGCCAGAGGTGACCTTGTGGTTTGTCCAGAAGGAACAACTTGTAGAGAACCATTCCTATTGAGATTTAGTGCACTCTTTGCTGAATTAACTGACCAAATAGTGCCAGTGGCAATGAACTATAGGGTTGGTTTTTTCCATGCAACTACAGCTAGAGGATGCAAAGCTTTGGACCCAATATTCTTCTTCATGAATCCTAGACCAGTTTACGAGGTGACTTTCTTGAGTCAGTTGCCAGTAGAAGCTACGTGCTCATCTGGTAAAAGCCCACATGATGTTGCAAATTATGTCCAAAGAATCTTAGCAGCTACGTTAGGATTTGAATGCACGAACTTCACCAGGAAGGACAAGTACAGGGTTCTTGCTGGGAATGATGGATCCGTATCGCACACCTCCTTTGCTAATCAACTTAAGAAGGTGGTGAGCACGTTCAAGCCCTTTTTTCACTAG
- the LOC7487970 gene encoding pumilio homolog 1: MITDTYSKVLPDISKRSMLKNEDLSKLIREQRLQQEATSEIEKELNIYRSGSAPPTVEGSLSSIGGLFDGTGIPGIKNSNRGGFSSEEVLRSDPAYVNYYYSNVNLNPRLPPPSLSKEDWRFAQRLHGSGGGSNSVVGDRRRGSRGGENEGHRSLFAVQPGFGGGMEENGNENGVEWGGDGLIGLPGLGLGSRQKSIAEIIQNDMGHANPISRHPSRPASRNAFDDDMETSEAQFSQLHGDLASLDALRSSSNKQGMSAVQNIGASASHTYASALGATLSRSTTPDPQLVARAPSPRIPPIGGGRTNSMDKRDVSGSHSFNGISTSFNDSELVAALSGLKMSTNGLVDEENHSQSRSQHEIDDRHNLFNLQGDQNYVKQQSYLNKSSASSNLKLPSTLTLSGRGGSPSNHQNADNMNSPYANYGFSGYPVNPSSPSMIGSALANGSLPPLFGNAAAAAMAGSGLDSQALGAIGPNLMASAAELQNLSRFGNQTAGVPLVDPLYLQYLRSDEYAAAQLATAQLAALNEPMLDREYVGNAYDLLQKLQLETLLSSQNSQYGVPYLGKSGSLNHNYYGNTGFGLGMSYSGSPLGGPVLPNLLAGSGGPVRHSERNMRFSPGMRNLSGGVMGSWHSEAGSNLDESFPSSLLDEFKSNKTKCFELSEIAGHVVEFSADQYGSRFIQQKLETATAEENNMVFDEIMPQALSLMTDVFGNYVIQKFFEHGSASQIRELADQLTGHVLTLSLQMYGCRVIQKAIEVVELDQQTKMVTELNGHILRCVRDQNGNHVIQKCIECVPEDAIQFIVSTFYDQVVTLSTHPYGCRVIQRVLEHCHDTKTQRIMMDEILQSVCMLAQDQYGNYVVQHVLEHGKPHERSAIIKKLTGQIVQMSQQKFASNVIEKCLTFGTPAERQALVDEMLGTTDENEPLQAMMKDQFANYVVQKVLETCDDQQLGLILSRIKVHLNALKKYTYGKHIVLRVEKLVAAGERRISFLTLNPATA, translated from the exons ATGATCACTGACACATATTCAAAGGTTTTGCCTGATATCTCAAAGCGATCAATGCTGAAAAACGAGGATTTGAGCAAGCTAATTAGAGAGCAAAGGTTGCAACAAGAGGCAACAAGTGAAATAGAGAAAGAACTCAATATTTATCGAAGTGGTTCAGCCCCGCCTACAGTAGAAGGTTCTTTAAGTTCTATTGGAGGCTTATTTGATGGTACAGGGATTCCTGGTATCAAAAATAGCAATAGAGGTGGTTTTTCGAGTGAAGAGGTCCTAAGGTCTGACCCAGcttatgttaattattattattcgaATGTGAACTTGAATCCAAGATTGCCTCCTCCATCATTGTCAAAGGAGGATTGGAGATTTGCACAGAGATTACATGGAAGTGGCGGTGGTTCTAATTCTGTGGTTGGGGATAGAAGGAGGGGAAGTAGAGGCGGCGAAAATGAAGGGCATAGGTCACTTTTTGCAGTGCAGCCAGGGTTTGGAGGAGGAATGGAGGAGAATGGGAATGAGAATGGAGTGGAGTGGGGAGGAGATGGGCTTATTGGGTTGCCGGGATTGGGGCTGGGAAGTAGGCAAAAGAGCATTGCAGAGATCATTCAG AATGATATGGGTCATGCAAACCCGATCTCAAGGCACCCTTCACGTCCTGCTAGCCGCAATGCATTCGATGATGATATGGAAACTTCTGAAGCTCAGTTTAGTCAGCTGCATGGTGATTTGGCATCCCTTGATGCTCTACGCTCCAGTTCAAACAAACAGGGCATGTCTGCAGTTCAAAACATTGGTGCATCAGCTTCTCATACCTACGCTTCTGCTTTAGGTGCCACCTTGTCTCGAAGCACCACACCTGACCCTCAGCTTGTAGCGAGGGCTCCTAGCCCTCGCATTCCACCCATTGGAGGAGGTAGGACCAATTCCATGGATAAAAGAGATGTGAGTGGTTCACACTCATTTAATGGCATCTCAACAAGCTTCAATGATTCTGAGCTCGTAGCTGCATTGTCTGGGTTGAAGATGTCAACAAATGGTTTAGTTGATGAAGAGAACCACTCACAGTCACGAAGCCAACATGAAATTGATGATCGCCATAACCTGTTCAATTTGCAAGGTGATCAAAACTATGTCAAGCAACAATCATATTTAAACAAGTCATCTGCTAGCTCAAACCTTAAATTACCCTCAACTCTGACTCTGAGTGGTCGAGGAGGCTCTCCTTCTAATCACCAGAATGCAGATAACATGAATTCCCCATATGCTAACTATGGCTTCAGTGGGTATCCTGTGAATCCTTCATCGCCGTCCATGATAGGAAGTGCTCTTGCGAATGGGAGTCTGCCACCTTTGTTTGGaaatgctgctgctgctgcaatgGCTGGAAGTGGGTTGGATTCTCAAGCACTAGGTGCAATAGGGCCGAACTTAATGGCTTCAGCAGCAGAATTGCAAAATCTTAGTAGATTTGGGAATCAAACTGCAGGTGTGCCTCTTGTGGACCCATTATATCTTCAGTACTTGAGATCAGATGAGTATGCAGCTGCCCAGCTTGCAACTGCCCAGCTTGCAGCTCTCAATGAACCCATGCTGGACAGGGAGTATGTTGGTAATGCATATGATCTCCTCCAAAAGCTTCAATTAGAGACATTGCTGTCCTCTCAAAATTCACAGTATGGTGTTCCATACCTTGGCAAATCTGGTAGCTTGAACCATAATTACTATGGAAACACAGGATTTGGTCTTGGCATGTCCTATTCTGGAAGCCCATTAGGGGGGCCCGTTCTTCCAAATTTGCTTGCTGGATCTGGTGGTCCTGTGAGGCACAGTGAACGGAATATGCGTTTTTCTCCTGGGATGAGGAATCTGTCTGGGGGTGTCATGGGATCATGGCATTCAGAAGCTGGTAGTAACCTGGATGAAAGTTTTCCTTCCTCTTTACTGGATGAGTTCAAAAGCAATAAAACTAAATGTTTTGAACTGTCAGAAATTGCTGGTCATGTTGTTGAGTTCAG CGCTGATCAGTATGGGAGCCGATTCATTCAACAGAAGCTTGAGACTGCCACGGCAGAAGAGAATAACAtggtttttgatgaaattatgcCCCAAGCCCTTTCACTAATGACTGATGTTTTTGGTAATTATGTGATTCAGAAG TTTTTTGAGCATGGATCTGCATCCCAAATAAGAGAACTGGCTGATCAGCTAACTGGCCATGTGCTGACCCTTAGCCTTCAAATGTATGGCTGTCGTGTTATCCAAAAG GCTATAGAAGTGGTTGAACTGGACCAGCAGACTAAAATGGTCACAGAGCTTAATGGTCATATCTTGCGATGTGTACGTGATCAGAATGGAAACCATGTCATTCAGAAGTGTATTGAATGTGTACCTGAAGATGCCATACAGTTTATTGTTTCTACATTTTATGATCAAGTTGTGACGCTGTCCACTCATCCATATGGGTGCCGTGTGATACAG AGAGTGCTGGAGCACTGCCATGACACCAAAACCCAGCGTATAATGATGGATGAGATTTTGCAGTCTGTTTGCATGTTGGCACAAGACCAATATGGAAATTATGTTGTACAG CATGTCCTGGAGCATGGGAAACCACATGAGCGTTCAgcaataataaagaaattaactGGGCAGATAGTTCAAATGAGCCAGCAGAAGTTTGCCTCCAATGTAATAGAGAAATGCTTAACTTTTGGCACTCCTGCAGAACGTCAGGCCCTGGTGGATGAGATGCTTGGCACCACTGATGAGAATGAGCCTCTACAG GCCATGATGAAAGATCAGTTTGCAAATTATGTTGTACAGAAAGTGCTGGAAACTTGTGATGACCAGCAACTTGGACTCATACTCAGTCGAATAAAAGTTCACTTAAATGCTCTGAAGAAGTATACTTATGGGAAACATATAGTTCTGCGTGTAGAGAAACTTGTTGCAGCTGGAG AGAGGAGAATTAGCTTCCTTACTCTGAATCCAGCTACTGCATAG
- the LOC7487968 gene encoding probable E3 ubiquitin-protein ligase RHC2A — protein sequence MSSPTTPSFWCYGCSRFVQVWRQDSLTCAECESGFIEEIENPPHVIQTEISSDRHRRFSPAAGTMFMIGNRSNPHNRNRRGGGAGSGDRSPMNPVILLRGGAGGAADDVVGDDGGRGGGGFELYYDDGGGSGLRPLPPSMSEFLLGSGFERLLDQLAQIEINGGFGRYENQHPPASKSAIESMPTVIVNESHIFTESHCAVCKEAFELESEAREMPCKHIYHTDCILPWLSIRNSCPVCRRELPSGDDDGGDGDNGVVSPLPEAGNGQGNNEEEAVGLTIWRLPGGGYAVGRFTGARRGERELPVVYTEMDGAFNNGGLPRRISWGSRGGGRRENGGGGSGGNRRLGFGRVLRHWFACFGTAQSSNLDSRVTGSSRPYSVFSSSSSMRRRDWAREINSARRR from the coding sequence atgTCATCTCCAACAACGCCGTCTTTTTGGTGCTATGGATGCAGCCGTTTCGTTCAGGTTTGGAGACAAGACTCGTTAACTTGCGCAGAATGTGAATCCGGGTTCATTGAAGAAATCGAAAACCCACCGCACGTAATTCAAACAGAAATATCGAGTGACCGACACCGCAGGTTTTCTCCCGCTGCCGGAACCATGTTCATGATCGGTAACCGCTCAAACCCCCATAACCGGAACCGACGGGGTGGTGGCGCCGGGAGCGGAGACCGGTCTCCGATGAATCCTGTGATCTTGCTTCGTGGTGGGGCTGGAGGGGCGGCGGATGACGTGGTGGGAGACGACGGTGGCCGAGGTGGTGGTGGGTTTGAGCTTTATTACGATGACGGTGGTGGGTCCGGGTTGAGGCCGTTGCCGCCGAGCATGTCGGAGTTTTTGTTGGGATCAGGGTTTGAGAGATTGTTAGATCAGTTAGCACAGATTGAAATAAATGGAGGGTTTGGTCGGTATGAGAATCAGCATCCACCGGCCTCGAAATCCGCGATTGAATCGATGCCTACGGTAATTGTTAATGAATCCCATATTTTTACTGAATCTCATTGTGCTGTTTGTAAAGAGGCTTTTGAATTAGAATCCGAAGCACGGGAGATGCCTTGTAAACATATTTATCATACTGATTGTATACTTCCTTGGTTATCTATTCGTAATTCTTGCCCTGTTTGTCGACGTGAGTTGCCTTctggtgatgatgatggtggcGATGGTGATAATGGGGTTGTGAGTCCGTTGCCTGAAGCGGGGAATGGGCAGGGAAATAACGAGGAGGAGGCAGTTGGATTGACGATATGGAGGTTACCCGGAGGAGGGTATGCGGTGGGGAGGTTTACAGGGGCGAGGAGGGGAGAAAGGGAGTTGCCTGTGGTTTATACAGAGATGGATGGTGCCTTTAACAATGGTGGATTGCCGAGGAGGATATCTTGGGGGTCTAGAGGGGGTGGAAGGAGGGAAAATGGTGGTGGGGGTAGTGGTGGTAATAGACGGCTTGGTTTTGGGAGAGTTTTGAGGCACTGGTTTGCTTGTTTTGGCACGGCGCAGAGTTCGAATTTGGATTCCAGAGTTACAGGGAGCAGTAGGCCATATTCAGTTTTTAGCAGTTCCTCTTCAATGAGGAGAAGAGACTGGGCTAGAGAGATTAACAGTGCAAGGAGACGGTGA